CTGCCTGACTGGAGCATGCTTCTTGCTGCCATAACAACTATTTTCTTAGCGGCGGAGAAACAGTGGATGATGCTTGACTGGAAACCTAGGCGTTCTGATATGATTATGGATCCTTTCGGTTTAGGGAGAATCGTTCAGGATGGTCTTGTGTTCCGTCAGAATTTTTCCATTAGGTCTTATGAGATAGGTGCTGATCGCTCTGCGTCTATAGAAACTGTCATGAATCATTTACAGGTACTGCTTTGATTGTGGTTACACTCACATGTTGTCCCAATAGATATATGCTCATGACAAGCTCTTATGCTAATGACAGGAAACGGCGcttaatcatgtgaagtctgCCGGACTGCTGGAAAATGGGTTTGGGTCCACTCCTGAGATGTTTAAGAAGAATTTGATATGGGTCGTTGCTCGTATGCAGGTTGTCGTTGATAAATATCCTACTTGGTAAGCCATTGTTAGTCTTAGCACTTGACTTAAAATCATTTTGCATATTACAGTGTGCGTAGATCATTTGCTTATTCAAATATCTGACTCACAGGGGAGATGTTGTGGAAGTGGATACTTGGGTTAGTCAGTCTGGAAAGAATGGTATGCGTCGTGATTGGCTAGTTCGGGATTGCAATACTGGAGAAATTGTAACGCGAGCATCAAGGTCAGAGttcttatattttggtttactCCAGCTATTATCGTTTTGCTCTCTGTTTGTATTGTTTCCTCTGCCATTAGTTTGATAATTGAGTCTTTATAGTTGTATATGTATGgcaattttcttctttttgcagTTTGTGGGTGATGATGAATAAACTCACAAGGAGATTGTCAAAGATTCCTGAAGAGGTTCGAGGGGAAATAGAGCCTTATTTTGTGAACTCTGATCCTGTCATTGCCGAAGACAGCAGAAAGTTAACAAAACTTGATGACAAGACTGCTGACTATGTTCGTTCTGGTCTCACTGTAAGTACCTTACCTTTCGACAAGCCTGTCAAAACTCTTGAGGTTCTAATGGTTTGGTAATGAACTTTTTTTTGGCAGCCGAGGTGGAGTGACTTGGATGTTAACCAGCATGTTAACAATGTAAAGTACATTGGGTGGATACTGGAGAGTGCTCCAGCAGGGATGCTGGAGAGTCAGAAGCTGAAAAGCATGACTCTGGAGTATCGCAGGGAGTGCGGGAGAGACAGTGTGCTTCAGTCTCTCACCGCAGTCTCTGGATGTGATGTCGGTAACCTCGGGACAGCCGGGGAAGTGGAGTGTCAGCATTTGCTTCGACTCCAGGATGGAGCTGAAGTggtgagaggaagaacagagtGGAGCTCCAAGACAGGAGCAACAACTTGGGACACTACTACATCGTAAACATTGGTCCTTTGGTTCCTTTGTAAAACTGTACCTGCTGCTACCTTCTTGCAACCACCACCTTtgtatatttcttcttttttgttttttattttgcttcaatggagatatattattatttatttaatctttctattttttttgttttcttatgcgAAATGGGTGTATTATGTGATATATTATTGTAACCCCATGTGCCAGGGCAAGGCAATAACTTTCTTATCCTAAAATTTATTCTACTTTCTTTGTAGCTGTTGCCAGGTACTTTGAAAGGAATGTGATGCTTTGTTAGTATCTGTCAATTATTTGAACGGCTATTAAAGAGACACGAACAACGGTTTTGTAGTTTGTCCAGCAAGAATGTCATTAGAAAAGCCATAAAGCAATTAATCATGAAAGCAAAGTCTAAACTCCTGATTTGACTAAAAATCTAAGATATAATAAAGCCATAAAGGTAGAGACGACAACAAGAGTGTTTGAGTCGGAAAGAGACGAGGTAGAGATAAAATTTAACACGCGATATAATATTTAGCTAAGTAAATCAAGATAAGTGATGCATTTGTAGTAAAATAGTGTAGAACCCTCTTACCGTCTTACGTGCATTAAAACAAACTAACTTTACTTCAAATTTGTTTACTAGCTGGTAAGAGTAAGTGGTTGTGTATGACTTTCGGGTGGATGTATCCTCTTCATTATTAGAGTAACATAATCTTAACGTATATGACCATCCAACTCGATATAATATGTTTAGAGATGCCTTCTCCCTACAACTATTGCTCAATTATCCTCCaacttaatattatatattgcaGTTCCACTCTATATTTGACGTTGAGAGTTAGGTTATGAGGAAACATCACCATGTTTTTTATGGAGGACCTCCAATGCAGTCTCATCATAGTCTATCTATCAATGACATGCTTCTTATCATCTACTGATACCACCAGTAATAATACAATTACAAAAGTTATTAGCTAActtgtaaaaaaattaactcAAATCGTTCTATTGGTATCGTTTTTTACTAGGATacttattatgtatataatttcgTAAATATTATAATGATAGTAGTTATCAGCTAAGATAATTATTATGATATATCTCCAAATGACAAAATGATGATTATACACACGCAAGAAGAATTTATTAAAAGAATGATGCTAGGAACCCCATTAAAACCAAAcataacaaattatattttgtaatggAAGAAGAACTTTTACTACCCTTAACCAAACTATCATCATTATCACTCTCGATATCTTTAGGATGGTCAAAATTGGCGGGAACTATAGTATCTGGAGCAACTTCATCATCATCGCCGGATTGAGAGGATTGGCCTGGTCCAGGGGCCGTTTCATCATCTTTGTCTGGTGATGGTAGGCCTTGACCATGTGTTACATTTATCATGAAATGCTGTCCAAATTTACATTGTTCACCGTCATAGTTTCCTGAGAAGAAATAATTGGGACCTTCTTTAACAAGAGGAACACTAACTGAGACCGGAACTGGAGATGTTGCTGAAGGGTTTGCAGCCGACCACTCTGTTGTACTATTGTCTTCACCGTTGTTGTAGTCACATTCTTTGTAAGttttgaaatcatatgtttGCACCACCGAATGGTTGCTATCTGTGTTGAAAACTACATTGAACAACAACACATAGACgtttatgatttaaaacttcAATATGAGTAATCTGGATTAATCAAGcataaaccaaaaccaaaagaatcgATTCAAACTATacattttac
The nucleotide sequence above comes from Brassica napus cultivar Da-Ae chromosome A9, Da-Ae, whole genome shotgun sequence. Encoded proteins:
- the LOC106420175 gene encoding palmitoyl-acyl carrier protein thioesterase, chloroplastic-like encodes the protein MVATCATSSFFHVPSSSSLDTNGKGNRVGSTNFAGLNSTPSSGRMKVKPNAQAPPKINGKKANLPGSVEISKADNETSQPAHAPRTFINQLPDWSMLLAAITTIFLAAEKQWMMLDWKPRRSDMIMDPFGLGRIVQDGLVFRQNFSIRSYEIGADRSASIETVMNHLQETALNHVKSAGLLENGFGSTPEMFKKNLIWVVARMQVVVDKYPTWGDVVEVDTWVSQSGKNGMRRDWLVRDCNTGEIVTRASSLWVMMNKLTRRLSKIPEEVRGEIEPYFVNSDPVIAEDSRKLTKLDDKTADYVRSGLTPRWSDLDVNQHVNNVKYIGWILESAPAGMLESQKLKSMTLEYRRECGRDSVLQSLTAVSGCDVGNLGTAGEVECQHLLRLQDGAEVVRGRTEWSSKTGATTWDTTTS
- the LOC106419837 gene encoding early nodulin-like protein 1, giving the protein MPYNMRSSSSCVSVVSLMLLSLSADAYKNYTVGGSTGWFSIQEKPSANYQKWADSKSFSLGDFLIFNTDSNHSVVQTYDFKTYKECDYNNGEDNSTTEWSAANPSATSPVPVSVSVPLVKEGPNYFFSGNYDGEQCKFGQHFMINVTHGQGLPSPDKDDETAPGPGQSSQSGDDDEVAPDTIVPANFDHPKDIESDNDDSLVKGSKSSSSITKYNLLCLVLMGFLASFF